From Streptomyces chrestomyceticus JCM 4735, one genomic window encodes:
- a CDS encoding penicillin acylase family protein translates to MPPPPTTFPLPGLTAPVEIRIDRWGVPHLYAASQDDLFLAQGFNAARDRLFQIDLWRRRGLGLLSEVFGESCLEHDRAARLFLYRGDMAAEWSAYGPGTERIADAFVRGVNAYVALCRADPAHLPPEFELLGHRPAYWEPADIARIRSHGLFYNLEQEVARALTLRDHGPEAEELRRVREPAHDLRVPEGLDLSVIPDDVLRVYRLATTPPWENGGPSQGPDGSNNWVIAPSRTATGRPLLANDPHRAVTLPALRYLAHLSAPGIDAVGAGEPALPGISIGHNGRIAFGLTIFPIDQEDLYVYRTNPADPREYWYDGRWEPMRRVTETVPVRDAGQPATVDLWFTRHGPVIHDDPERGTAFAVRAAWLGPGMAPYLGSTGYLTADGPDAFVTAMDRWGAPGENQVYAAPDGTIGWQPGGRVPDRPNWDGTLPVPGDGRYEWAGFHPVSSLPSVRDPAQGWFATANQMNLPPGYPNADRTVTYDWHAPVRHDRIAAELAARTGWTVADCVRLQTDHTSLTARRLQPLLAGVSSDDPDVAWALEQLRAWDGELAPGSLPAALFEVWFRRHLRPAVRERALARLVPLDRLAAALARVLPVGDAATTDPRVDLDLLLTPGDRLGPDPDGTLRTAVLDTLPPALADLGRLLGPDRARWTWGALHQAEPRHPLTGWLGGQAPDWTRAGPAPRGGSGDTVDATAYGPDFRQTAGATFRLVIDVGDWDASVAMNAPGQSGDPRSPHYRDLFADWAADGAFPLLYGRAAVERNTTQVIMLRPPDEPAADTPPDHRDSDHGKGGVTNHR, encoded by the coding sequence ATGCCCCCGCCCCCCACCACCTTCCCCCTCCCCGGCCTCACCGCCCCCGTCGAGATCCGCATCGACCGCTGGGGCGTCCCCCACCTCTACGCCGCCTCCCAGGACGACCTCTTCCTCGCCCAGGGCTTCAACGCCGCCCGGGACCGGCTCTTCCAGATCGACCTGTGGCGGCGCCGGGGACTCGGACTGCTCTCCGAGGTGTTCGGGGAGAGCTGCCTCGAACACGACCGGGCGGCCCGGCTCTTCCTGTACCGCGGCGACATGGCCGCCGAATGGTCCGCCTACGGGCCCGGTACGGAGCGCATCGCCGACGCCTTCGTGCGCGGTGTCAACGCGTACGTCGCGCTCTGCCGGGCCGATCCCGCGCACCTCCCGCCCGAGTTCGAGCTGCTCGGCCACCGGCCCGCCTACTGGGAGCCCGCCGACATCGCCCGCATCCGCAGCCACGGCCTCTTCTACAACCTGGAGCAGGAGGTCGCCCGCGCGCTGACCCTGCGCGATCACGGCCCCGAGGCCGAGGAGCTGCGGCGGGTACGGGAGCCGGCGCACGACCTCCGTGTACCGGAGGGCCTGGACCTGTCCGTCATCCCGGACGACGTGCTGCGCGTCTACCGGCTGGCCACCACCCCGCCGTGGGAGAACGGCGGGCCGTCCCAGGGGCCGGACGGCAGCAACAACTGGGTGATCGCCCCGTCCCGTACCGCCACCGGCCGCCCGCTGCTCGCCAACGACCCGCACCGCGCCGTCACCCTGCCCGCGCTGCGCTACCTCGCGCACCTGTCGGCCCCCGGCATCGACGCCGTCGGCGCGGGGGAGCCCGCGCTGCCCGGCATCTCCATCGGCCACAACGGCCGGATCGCCTTCGGGCTGACGATCTTCCCGATCGACCAGGAGGACCTGTACGTCTACCGCACCAACCCCGCCGACCCGCGGGAGTACTGGTACGACGGCCGCTGGGAGCCGATGCGCCGCGTCACCGAGACGGTCCCGGTGCGCGACGCCGGGCAGCCGGCCACCGTGGACCTGTGGTTCACCCGGCACGGCCCGGTGATCCACGACGACCCGGAGCGCGGCACCGCGTTCGCGGTACGGGCGGCCTGGCTCGGCCCCGGCATGGCCCCGTACCTGGGCAGTACCGGGTACCTGACGGCGGACGGCCCGGACGCCTTCGTCACCGCGATGGACCGGTGGGGCGCCCCCGGTGAGAACCAGGTGTACGCCGCTCCCGACGGGACCATCGGCTGGCAGCCGGGCGGCCGGGTCCCCGACCGTCCGAACTGGGACGGCACGCTGCCGGTGCCCGGCGACGGCCGCTACGAGTGGGCGGGCTTCCATCCCGTAAGTTCGCTGCCGTCCGTACGCGACCCCGCGCAGGGCTGGTTCGCCACGGCCAATCAGATGAACCTCCCGCCCGGCTACCCGAACGCCGACCGGACCGTCACCTACGACTGGCACGCGCCCGTCCGTCACGACCGGATCGCCGCGGAACTCGCCGCGCGCACCGGCTGGACCGTCGCGGACTGCGTGCGCCTGCAGACCGACCACACCAGCCTGACCGCACGCCGCCTCCAGCCGCTGCTGGCCGGCGTCAGCAGCGACGACCCGGACGTGGCATGGGCGCTGGAGCAGCTCCGCGCCTGGGACGGTGAGCTGGCGCCCGGCTCCCTCCCCGCGGCGCTCTTCGAGGTCTGGTTCCGGCGGCACCTGCGTCCGGCCGTAAGGGAACGGGCGTTGGCCCGCCTGGTGCCCCTGGACCGGCTGGCCGCCGCGCTGGCCCGTGTCCTGCCCGTCGGTGACGCCGCCACCACCGACCCCCGGGTGGACCTGGACCTGCTGCTCACACCGGGCGACCGGCTCGGCCCCGACCCGGACGGCACCCTGCGTACGGCCGTCCTGGACACCCTTCCCCCCGCGCTCGCCGACCTCGGGCGGCTGCTCGGACCGGACCGCGCCCGCTGGACCTGGGGAGCGCTGCACCAGGCGGAACCTCGACATCCGCTCACCGGGTGGCTGGGCGGGCAGGCGCCGGACTGGACCCGGGCCGGGCCCGCGCCGCGCGGCGGCAGCGGCGACACGGTCGATGCCACCGCGTACGGCCCGGACTTCCGGCAGACTGCCGGGGCGACCTTCCGGCTGGTGATCGACGTCGGTGACTGGGACGCCTCGGTGGCCATGAACGCGCCGGGCCAGTCCGGCGACCCGCGCAGCCCGCACTACCGTGACCTGTTCGCGGACTGGGCGGCGGACGGCGCCTTTCCGCTCCTGTACGGCCGCGCCGCGGTCGAACGGAACACCACCCAAGTGATCATGCTGAGGCCGCCGGACGAGCCGGCCGCGGACACCCCGCCGGACCACCGTGATTCAGATCACGGGAAAGGGGGTGTAACAAACCACCGGTAA